The following are from one region of the Cyanobium gracile PCC 6307 genome:
- a CDS encoding dihydrofolate reductase family protein gives MLACCDPRRPGVMGCNKVQAIAPFVNHTFLPTTLKNQSYSASSLDGFLATTDNSLDWLLQFGEAEGPGYKNFLADIGAIAMGSSTNQWLLDHYIKGGTPDEKAWLYTQPTGIFSGRKLDAVRDADLRFVQGAVTPVHQQMAAAAKGKNFWIAGGGELAGQSFDPDLLDELIIQVASVTLGQGLPLLPRLIAFPPLRLRSVQALGEAFAELHDQVPHPGDWIGMAGGSTPPNGSGFTL, from the coding sequence ATGCTGGCCTGTTGTGATCCCAGGCGTCCAGGCGTTATGGGATGCAACAAAGTGCAAGCGATAGCGCCTTTTGTCAACCACACATTTTTGCCAACGACATTGAAAAATCAATCGTATTCCGCATCCAGCCTGGATGGCTTCCTCGCTACCACGGACAACTCCCTGGACTGGCTGCTTCAGTTCGGTGAAGCCGAGGGTCCAGGCTACAAAAACTTCCTGGCTGACATTGGGGCGATTGCCATGGGCTCATCCACCAATCAGTGGCTCCTGGATCATTACATCAAGGGGGGAACGCCGGACGAGAAGGCCTGGCTCTACACCCAGCCCACAGGGATATTCTCGGGCCGCAAGCTTGATGCCGTGCGGGACGCGGACCTGCGCTTCGTGCAGGGTGCGGTCACGCCTGTGCATCAGCAGATGGCAGCGGCTGCGAAGGGAAAGAACTTCTGGATTGCCGGAGGGGGCGAGTTGGCGGGTCAGTCCTTCGATCCTGACCTGCTGGATGAGCTGATCATTCAGGTGGCCTCCGTGACATTGGGCCAGGGATTGCCGCTGCTTCCCAGGTTGATCGCCTTCCCGCCCCTGAGGCTGAGATCGGTGCAGGCCTTGGGTGAGGCCTTTGCCGAACTCCACGATCAGGTGCCGCACCCTGGAGACTGGATCGGGATGGCAGGGGGTTCGACACCGCCCAATGGGTCAGGGTTCACGTTATGA
- a CDS encoding bifunctional aldolase/short-chain dehydrogenase → MAVQHRWSDAAAREAIARYGAQGVNEDLALRTYSARLLGADPELVLHGGGNTSVKTTVHGLLGEPIRVLCVKGSGWDLGTIEPPGHPAVRLEPLQALRALDALSDEAMVAAQRQNLIDPAAPNPSVEALLHAFLPHTFVDHTHSIALLALADQPDAAEVCREVYGDRVALVPYVMPGFALAKAAALAYEAAAAGGREPEGMVLLQHGLFSFGATAEQSYDRMIDLVRRAEERLARGERSIHAVTVPERPAPAAAVLPVLRGALGRAAVAAGVRAHWILALRDTPLARAISDDARLPDWAGRGVATPDHVIRTKAQPLVLPTLPPGGDGPALAAWGRSLEQALEAYATEYRAYFQRQNAAAGGVKKALDPLPRVAAIPGLGLVGIGKSAAEAATVADIAEAWAQTLLAAEAIGRFAPVGETDTFAMEYWSLEQAKLGKAAEKPLARRVVLVTGGAGAIGAATARAFAAAGAEVAVLDLEQEAAAEVAAACGKRALAAACDVTDPAQVRAAIDAVAAHFGGLDIVVSNAGAAWTGPMATLADADLRASFELNFFAHQSVAQAALAVFRAQDRSQDGGRPVLGGQLLFNVSKQALNPGPNFGAYGISKAALLALVRQYALEEGEAAVRVNAINADRIRSGLLDDTMIRERSAARGLSEELYMAGNLLGAEVRASDVADAFVALARMERTTGAVLTVDGGNVAAMVR, encoded by the coding sequence ATGGCCGTGCAACATCGCTGGTCGGATGCCGCCGCCCGCGAAGCGATCGCCCGCTACGGCGCGCAAGGGGTGAACGAAGACCTGGCCCTGCGCACCTACTCGGCCCGGCTGCTGGGGGCCGACCCCGAGCTGGTGCTGCACGGCGGTGGCAACACCTCGGTGAAGACCACCGTGCACGGGCTGCTGGGCGAGCCGATCCGGGTGTTGTGCGTCAAGGGATCGGGCTGGGACCTGGGCACGATCGAGCCGCCGGGCCATCCGGCGGTGCGGCTGGAGCCCCTCCAGGCCCTGCGGGCCCTCGACGCCCTCAGCGATGAGGCGATGGTGGCGGCCCAGCGCCAGAACCTGATCGATCCGGCCGCCCCCAACCCCTCGGTGGAGGCGCTGCTGCACGCCTTCCTGCCCCACACCTTCGTCGACCACACCCACTCGATCGCCCTGCTGGCCCTGGCCGACCAGCCCGATGCGGCCGAGGTGTGCCGCGAGGTGTACGGCGATCGGGTGGCCCTGGTGCCCTACGTCATGCCCGGTTTCGCCCTGGCCAAGGCGGCGGCCCTGGCCTACGAGGCCGCGGCGGCCGGCGGCCGCGAACCGGAGGGCATGGTGCTGCTGCAGCACGGCCTGTTCTCCTTCGGGGCGACGGCCGAGCAGAGCTACGACCGGATGATCGACCTGGTGCGGCGGGCCGAGGAGCGCCTGGCCCGGGGCGAGCGCTCGATCCACGCCGTGACCGTGCCGGAGCGCCCGGCCCCTGCGGCGGCGGTGCTGCCGGTGCTGCGGGGCGCCCTGGGCCGGGCCGCCGTCGCCGCCGGCGTCCGTGCCCACTGGATCCTGGCGCTGCGCGACACCCCCCTGGCCCGCGCCATCAGCGATGACGCCCGGTTGCCGGATTGGGCCGGCCGCGGCGTCGCCACCCCCGACCACGTGATCCGCACGAAGGCCCAGCCCCTGGTGCTGCCGACGCTGCCGCCCGGTGGCGACGGCCCGGCCCTGGCCGCCTGGGGCCGCTCCCTTGAGCAGGCCCTGGAGGCCTATGCCACCGAGTACCGCGCCTACTTCCAGCGCCAGAACGCGGCTGCCGGGGGCGTGAAGAAGGCGCTTGATCCCTTGCCGCGGGTGGCGGCGATCCCTGGCCTGGGGCTGGTGGGGATCGGCAAGTCGGCCGCCGAGGCGGCGACCGTGGCCGACATCGCCGAGGCCTGGGCCCAGACCCTGCTGGCGGCCGAGGCCATCGGCCGCTTCGCGCCCGTGGGCGAGACCGACACCTTCGCCATGGAGTACTGGAGCCTGGAGCAGGCCAAGCTCGGCAAGGCGGCCGAGAAGCCCCTGGCACGCCGGGTGGTGCTGGTCACCGGCGGCGCCGGTGCCATCGGTGCCGCCACCGCCCGGGCCTTCGCCGCCGCCGGCGCCGAGGTGGCCGTGCTTGATCTGGAGCAGGAGGCCGCGGCGGAGGTGGCCGCCGCCTGCGGCAAGCGGGCCCTCGCCGCGGCCTGCGATGTCACCGACCCGGCCCAGGTCCGCGCGGCGATCGATGCGGTGGCGGCCCACTTCGGCGGCCTCGACATCGTGGTGAGCAATGCCGGCGCCGCCTGGACCGGCCCGATGGCCACCCTGGCCGACGCCGACCTGCGGGCCAGCTTCGAACTCAACTTCTTCGCCCACCAGAGCGTGGCCCAGGCGGCCCTGGCGGTGTTCCGTGCCCAGGACCGTTCCCAGGACGGCGGTCGCCCGGTGCTGGGGGGCCAGCTGCTGTTCAACGTCAGCAAGCAGGCCCTCAATCCCGGGCCCAACTTCGGCGCCTACGGCATCAGCAAGGCGGCCCTGCTGGCCCTGGTGCGCCAGTACGCCCTTGAGGAAGGCGAGGCGGCCGTGCGGGTGAATGCCATCAACGCCGACCGCATCCGCTCCGGTCTGCTCGACGACACCATGATCCGGGAGCGCTCCGCCGCCCGCGGCCTCAGCGAGGAGCTTTACATGGCCGGCAACCTGCTGGGAGCCGAGGTGCGCGCCAGCGACGTGGCCGACGCCTTCGTGGCCCTGGCCCGCATGGAGCGCACCACCGGCGCCGTGCTCACCGTCGATGGCGGGAACGTGGCCGCGATGGTGCGATAG
- a CDS encoding zinc-binding alcohol dehydrogenase family protein — MRAILATPALVDTELPEPVPGPHDLLVRIEAVAVNPIDTKLRAAVREGDPPRQLGWDAAGVVAAVGERVGRFRVGEAVIFAGDAGRAGCNAEAVLVDERLVGHRPARLSWAEAAVVPLTGLTAWEALFERLGLDPDAGADVGAAGGGSSKGPSLLILGGAGGVGSIAIQLARRAGAAVIASASRPESAAWVRELGADHVVDHRRPLAPQLAALGFETVDRIANFSDTDAYWEVMAGLIAPLGSIVAIVGNRRPLDLNLLKAKSVTFAWEFMFSRSQFQTADMGLQGEILDHLAELFERGELRPTLGRTLSPINAANLEIAHAQLASGSTIGKIALVGWG; from the coding sequence ATGAGAGCGATCCTCGCCACCCCTGCCCTGGTGGACACGGAGCTGCCGGAGCCCGTCCCGGGCCCCCACGACCTGCTGGTGCGGATCGAGGCGGTGGCGGTGAACCCGATCGACACCAAGCTGCGGGCCGCCGTGCGCGAAGGGGATCCACCCCGGCAGCTGGGCTGGGACGCCGCCGGGGTGGTGGCGGCGGTGGGGGAGCGGGTGGGCCGCTTCCGGGTGGGGGAGGCAGTGATATTCGCGGGCGACGCGGGACGGGCCGGCTGCAACGCCGAGGCCGTGCTGGTGGACGAGCGGCTGGTGGGCCACAGGCCGGCGCGGCTCTCCTGGGCCGAGGCGGCCGTCGTGCCGCTGACGGGGCTGACGGCCTGGGAGGCCCTGTTCGAGCGGCTTGGGCTCGATCCGGATGCTGGTGCGGACGTGGGTGCTGCCGGTGGCGGGAGCAGCAAGGGGCCCAGCCTGCTGATCCTCGGCGGCGCCGGCGGGGTGGGCTCGATCGCCATCCAGCTGGCCCGCCGGGCCGGGGCCGCGGTGATCGCCAGCGCCTCGCGCCCCGAAAGTGCCGCCTGGGTGCGGGAGCTGGGGGCCGACCACGTCGTCGACCACCGCCGGCCTCTGGCCCCCCAGCTGGCGGCCCTGGGGTTCGAGACGGTAGATCGGATCGCCAACTTCAGCGACACCGACGCCTACTGGGAGGTGATGGCCGGGCTCATCGCCCCGCTGGGGTCGATCGTGGCGATCGTGGGCAACCGCCGCCCCCTCGACCTCAACCTGCTCAAGGCCAAGAGCGTGACGTTCGCCTGGGAGTTCATGTTCAGCCGCTCCCAGTTCCAGACCGCCGACATGGGGCTGCAGGGGGAGATCCTGGATCACCTCGCCGAGCTGTTCGAGCGGGGGGAGCTGCGCCCCACCCTGGGCCGCACCCTCAGCCCCATCAACGCCGCCAACCTGGAGATCGCCCACGCCCAGCTGGCCTCCGGGAGCACGATCGGCAAGATCGCCCTGGTGGGCTGGGGCTGA
- a CDS encoding class I SAM-dependent methyltransferase translates to MAQAQPAAPALTAAAPPPNWVASRHPLGWLIDRLLAVEPLRRLLFLQARQLIIRTAERRGIAWRARREELVRQAGPLLASSTEAATQAPPYYRARFHAYQEGNLCWQAAGEAEQATDAMALRVWPGETLEPQAAQSRLREAIFAAIEPSLTGPVHSALDIGCSVGVGTLALKDWLERREGSGVVVEGLDLSPQMLAVARVRDPGGRIHRWHHAAAEATGLPAASVDLITLQFVCHELPAGATREVLREAARLLRPGGVVALVDQDPDSAVIRRLPAPIATLLKSTEPYLADYFSLDLPRTLEQAGFRDVRREACDPRHRVLVAVR, encoded by the coding sequence ATGGCCCAGGCCCAGCCCGCCGCTCCGGCCCTGACCGCCGCCGCCCCGCCCCCCAACTGGGTGGCCTCGCGCCACCCCCTCGGCTGGCTCATCGACCGGCTGCTGGCCGTCGAGCCGCTGCGGCGCCTGCTGTTTCTCCAGGCCCGCCAGCTGATCATCCGCACCGCCGAGCGCCGCGGTATCGCCTGGCGGGCCCGGCGCGAGGAGCTGGTGCGGCAGGCCGGGCCGCTGCTCGCCAGCAGCACCGAGGCGGCCACCCAGGCGCCGCCCTACTACCGGGCCCGCTTCCACGCCTACCAGGAGGGCAACCTCTGCTGGCAGGCGGCCGGCGAAGCCGAGCAGGCCACCGATGCCATGGCCCTGCGGGTGTGGCCGGGGGAAACCCTCGAGCCCCAGGCGGCCCAGAGCCGGCTGCGGGAGGCGATCTTCGCGGCGATCGAGCCCAGCCTCACCGGCCCGGTGCACAGCGCCCTCGACATCGGCTGCTCGGTGGGCGTCGGCACCCTGGCCCTCAAGGACTGGCTGGAGCGGCGCGAGGGCTCAGGCGTGGTGGTCGAGGGGCTCGATCTCTCCCCCCAGATGCTGGCGGTGGCCCGGGTCCGCGATCCCGGCGGGCGGATCCACCGCTGGCACCACGCCGCCGCCGAGGCCACCGGCCTGCCGGCGGCCAGCGTCGATCTGATCACGCTGCAGTTCGTCTGCCACGAGCTGCCCGCAGGCGCCACCCGGGAGGTGCTGCGGGAGGCGGCCCGGCTGCTGCGGCCCGGCGGGGTGGTGGCCCTGGTGGATCAGGACCCCGATTCGGCGGTGATCCGCCGCCTGCCGGCGCCGATCGCCACCCTGCTCAAGAGCACCGAGCCCTACCTGGCCGACTACTTCAGCCTCGATCTGCCCAGGACCCTCGAGCAGGCCGGCTTCCGCGACGTGCGCCGCGAGGCCTGCGACCCCCGCCACCGGGTGCTGGTGGCCGTGCGATGA
- a CDS encoding YeeE/YedE thiosulfate transporter family protein: MALAVAVAAALAARQPASALVWGLGCGLGHALVRSGFGFASGYRRLIERRDPHPVFAQLLLAALLVIAMALVLTAEPLTGLQPKLLATPLSLTFLAGAFLFGIGMEQARACGCGTLAATSRGGAGVLAALVGLVVGAFLGTLHAPQLAALPLPRLPSPVGLELFGLLGALTLQLAFIALITLLLTRWSGQLPWRSPSRRLYGGAIAVALLATALLLVTAEPWKVLWGLALSGAHAAQALGWDPGSSLFWSSPRGQALLAGPDAWLFNEAVLVDLGLLYGAVATAIGQGRFRWRGERSEPLPDLARRGFGGLLMGFGGVLASGCNVNAFLGGVMSFSLHGWIWLAVALLGFAASLRLRPAAGPAAPSD; the protein is encoded by the coding sequence GTGGCCCTCGCCGTGGCGGTGGCCGCGGCCCTGGCGGCCCGGCAGCCCGCCTCGGCCCTGGTCTGGGGGCTGGGCTGCGGCCTCGGCCATGCCCTGGTCCGCTCCGGATTCGGCTTCGCCTCCGGGTATCGCCGGCTGATCGAGCGGCGGGATCCCCACCCGGTCTTCGCCCAGCTGCTGCTGGCGGCGCTGCTGGTGATCGCCATGGCCCTGGTGCTCACCGCCGAGCCCCTCACCGGCCTGCAGCCGAAGCTGCTGGCCACCCCCCTCTCCCTGACGTTCCTGGCCGGGGCCTTCCTGTTCGGCATCGGCATGGAGCAGGCCCGGGCCTGCGGCTGCGGCACCCTGGCGGCCACCTCCCGCGGCGGCGCAGGCGTGCTGGCCGCCCTGGTCGGGCTGGTCGTCGGTGCCTTCCTCGGCACCCTGCACGCCCCCCAGCTGGCGGCCCTGCCCCTGCCGCGCTTGCCGTCCCCGGTCGGCCTTGAGCTGTTCGGTCTGCTGGGCGCCCTGACCCTGCAGCTCGCCTTCATCGCTCTGATCACCCTGCTGCTGACGCGCTGGAGCGGCCAGCTCCCCTGGCGCTCCCCCAGCCGCCGGCTCTATGGCGGCGCCATCGCCGTCGCCCTGCTGGCCACGGCCCTGCTGTTGGTGACGGCCGAGCCCTGGAAGGTGCTCTGGGGACTGGCCCTCAGTGGAGCCCACGCCGCCCAGGCCCTGGGCTGGGATCCCGGCAGCAGCCTGTTCTGGTCGAGTCCCCGGGGGCAGGCCCTGCTGGCGGGGCCGGACGCCTGGCTGTTCAACGAGGCCGTGCTCGTGGACCTGGGCCTGCTCTACGGCGCCGTGGCCACCGCCATCGGCCAGGGCCGCTTCCGCTGGCGCGGTGAGCGGTCCGAACCCCTGCCGGACCTGGCCCGGCGCGGTTTCGGCGGCCTGCTGATGGGCTTCGGCGGGGTGCTGGCCTCGGGGTGCAACGTCAATGCCTTCCTGGGCGGGGTGATGAGCTTCAGCCTGCACGGCTGGATCTGGCTGGCGGTGGCCCTGCTGGGCTTCGCCGCCTCGCTGCGGTTGCGCCCGGCTGCTGGCCCCGCAGCGCCGTCAGACTGA